From the Hevea brasiliensis isolate MT/VB/25A 57/8 chromosome 15, ASM3005281v1, whole genome shotgun sequence genome, one window contains:
- the LOC110647452 gene encoding vesicle-associated protein 2-2, whose protein sequence is MTSELLEIQPRELKFTFELKKQSSCSVQLGNRSDQYVAFKVKTTSPKKYCVRPNIGIIKPKATSEFTVTMQAQKVAPPDFLCKDKFLIQSTYVPFGTTDEEITSGMFSKESGKYIDEKKLRVVLISPPHSPVLLPNNGELKKDPSYDAALHKDIAQNGIENIPPPQRLEEDVAGCPAKDIEVLKAAKDAESRQADDKMNLESAKELVEPKLIKDFEELKSKLHLMDSKLREADHTITKLIDERSAAIREKDLLKHEVELLRRKSMKRVQVGFPLLYVCTVALISLAFGYLLHL, encoded by the exons ATGACTTCGGAGCTATTGGAAATCCAGCCCCGGGAACTCAAGTTTACCT TTGAATTGAAGAAACAAAGCTCGTGTTCAGTTCAACTGGGTAACAGGTCTGATCAGTATGTTGCATTCAAG GTGAAGACTACATCTCCAAAAAAATATTGCGTGCGGCCTAACATAGGCATTATTAAGCCAAAAGCAACTAGTGAATTCACAG TTACCATGCAAGCTCAGAAGGTAGCTCCACCTGATTTTCTGTGCAAAGACAAGTTCCTTATTCAAAGCACATATGTGCCCTTTGGAACAACTGATGAGGAAATTACATCTGGGATG TTTTCTAAAGAAAGTGGGAAATACATTGATGAGAAGAAGCTGAGGGTGGTTCTCATTAGTCCACCCCATTCACCAGTTCTGCTTCCAAATAATGGAGAGTTGAAGAAAGATCCATCTTATGATGCTGCATTGCACAAAGATATAGCACAGAATGGCATTGAGAACATACCTCCACCTCAAAGG TTAGAGGAGGATGTTGCAGGCTGTCCTGCCAAGGATATAGAGGTGTTAAAGGCAGCTAAGGATGCTGAATCAAGACAAGCTGATGATAAAATGAACTTGGAATCAGCAAAGGAGCTAGTGGAACCAAAGTTAATTAAGGATTTTGAGGAGTTAAAATCAAAGCTACATCTAATGGATTCAAAACTAAGAGAG GCTGATCATACTATCACAAAGCTGATTGATGAGAGGAGTGCAGCCATCAGAGAGAAGGATCTTCTCAAGCATGAAGTA GAGTTGTTAAGGAGAAAAAGCATGAAAAGAGTTCAGGTGGGTTTTCCTCTTCTGTATGTTTGTACGGTTGCTCTCATCAGTCTGGCATTTGGATACCTTCTTCATCTATAG